AAGGTCAGCCACCACTTTGCCTATAACTACTCTTGAGCCGGTAAATGCCTTGAAGCCGGTGGGTGAGGTTGCTGAAGCGGCGGGTGGCACGACAGGAAGAACGGTTCTGCGCTGGGGTGACGACGTTTCGTCGTCGAATATCACGGCTGATGTACCGAGAGGTAATGCGATCGACACCTCTGCCTTGAGCGGTTTTCCGGAGCTTCCTCCGGGCTATCGCAACATGAACTCGGCGGGGGCAGCAGCTAATGAGACTGGCGGGCTCCCGAAGGGATTTAGGCGGGTATATGATTCTGAAGGTGATCTGGTTATCCAAGGGCCAGGTGGTGAAATCTATGCATCCGAGGAAGCCCTTAAAACTGCAAGAAGTTCGGCTCCTTTGGAATCAAAAGGCCCTGGTAGTTCATTGGTGCCTCGTCAGGGAAGTGTTTCCTTTGAGAGTGGTAAAACATTTGAGAGTCTCAGCGCTTCGGAGCAGGAAGGTTTGAAAGCTATCCAAAATCTTGGTTACGATGTCTACGTGCCTTTGGAGGCAAGCAAGAAAGGTGTATCCGGCGTGCCAACAGCTGAATTCAATGTTCAGGGGCTTGGCATGGTGGATGTTTATTCGCCAACCAATTTGAGTCCAGTAACTATTGCTCGAGAAATCGAGAAAAAGGTATTTCAGGGGCAAGCTAACTCGGTTATAGTTGTAGTTCCTGAGGGTTTTAGCAATGTGGATATGTATAAGGCAGCTGCTGCTGCCTTTGGAAAAAGCAGAGGTGGAAAATCGATTCCTTTGAATCAGGTGATCTTTTCACAAGGAGGGAAGACTATTCAACTAGATAGGCGTGCTATTAACAGTTTGCTTGGAGGTAAGGGTGGCTAAATTCTCGTGCAAATGTTCTTATGTCATTAGCCTTACCAACTCCCCGGTTCCGGAACAATTAACTATAGTTCCAAACGCGATTTTATATGAGTTGGCGGAAGCGGCCGAAAAGAGTGAGATTTCTTTTGATGGCTTTTTTAGTCGGATAGATTTGGCTGGCCTCGATGCTATAGCTTGCCCCGCATGTGGTCGAATATGGATAAGGAAACCAGAGGATTCGGAGTATTGGTCATACATCAGGGAGAATGAATAAAACCTAAGGTGGAGTGATGGCATATTAAGCTGGCTATTAAGAAGCCTAGATCGGCACATTCCACACCCTGAGTCTGGACGCAGCGCGCGACCTGGTACTGGAGGCAGGCAAGTCCTCGGGCTCGGAACAGAGCAAGGGCAGCAACGCCGG
This genomic stretch from Xanthomonas sacchari harbors:
- a CDS encoding VENN motif pre-toxin domain-containing protein — protein: MSQAVGALVGGMTGGRLSDVAVGSAIARNAVENNRMLTDTEINRIKELSKGDVQLQADLTAAACARVKCSAQFADGTPEKAFWGALEAKGAGDEYKQLGDLLAEQIYQDYSSYTAAKTGIPSEKQLFDYDLGDAAKDGVIKWDNSNGHPLARLGGVLQTAAGSAAISTGAAGCAETGISCLLIPWGADQAVAGARTVATGETTSTLGGMLLSKTGLPTPYAEALYSLVGFVPSGVVPGLGRSATTLPITTLEPVNALKPVGEVAEAAGGTTGRTVLRWGDDVSSSNITADVPRGNAIDTSALSGFPELPPGYRNMNSAGAAANETGGLPKGFRRVYDSEGDLVIQGPGGEIYASEEALKTARSSAPLESKGPGSSLVPRQGSVSFESGKTFESLSASEQEGLKAIQNLGYDVYVPLEASKKGVSGVPTAEFNVQGLGMVDVYSPTNLSPVTIAREIEKKVFQGQANSVIVVVPEGFSNVDMYKAAAAAFGKSRGGKSIPLNQVIFSQGGKTIQLDRRAINSLLGGKGG